A genomic window from Elaeis guineensis isolate ETL-2024a chromosome 3, EG11, whole genome shotgun sequence includes:
- the LOC105034705 gene encoding cysteine-rich repeat secretory protein 55 has protein sequence MTTTQKLLHLFYFATFLFLLPLSSNCTDPLGNFCNNSNNITNSQTSANINKVLAELLANASGSGFATASYGSKNDQVFGLAQCRGDVSADDCKSCLADAAERLPTLCPKQADARIWFDYCFLRYDTQDFFGEVDTGFGIFYWNVENVTEPERFDAELGKLMDGVRKQAVAPGSRGLGKGESKFSDFVTIYGLVQCTEDLSRLSCAQCLAIAVANFPNFCLHRKGCRVLYSSCYVRYELYPFFFPLDASKSMVGTSAMTVVHP, from the coding sequence ATGACAACCACCCAAAAGCTTCTCCACCTCTTCTACTTCGCCACCTTCCTCTTCCTCCTGCCTCTATCCTCCAACTGCACAGACCCTCTTGGCAACTTCTGCAACAATAGCAACAACATCACCAACAGCCAAACTTCCGCCAACATCAACAAAGTCCTCGCTGAATTACTCGCAAACGCTTCTGGCAGCGGCTTTGCAACCGCATCCTACGGTTCGAAGAACGACCAAGTGTTCGGGCTTGCTCAATGCCGAGGCGATGTGAGCGCCGATGACTGCAAGTCCTGCCTGGCTGACGCCGCTGAGCGTCTGCCTACGCTGTGCCCCAAGCAGGCTGATGCCAGGATATGGTTTGATTACTGCTTCCTACGTTATGACACCCAGGACTTCTTCGGGGAAGTGGACACTGGGTTTGGGATATTCTACTGGAACGTGGAGAATGTTACTGAGCCGGAGAGATTTGATGCCGAGCTGGGGAAGCTGATGGACGGGGTGAGGAAGCAGGCTGTGGCGCCGGGGAGTCGGGGGCTGGGAAAGGGGGAGTCCAAGTTCTCAGATTTTGTGACCATCTATGGGCTGGTTCAGTGTACCGAGGACTTGTCCCGGCTCTCCTGCGCGCAGTGCCTGGCGATCGCCGTGGCCAACTTTCCAAATTTCTGCCTCCATAGGAAAGGCTGCCGAGTTCTCTATAGCAGCTGCTACGTTCGATATGAGCTTTATCCTTTCTTCTTTCCACTCGATGCGAGCAAGAGTATGGTAGGGACGTCCGCCATGACTGTCGTGCATCCCTGA